The following coding sequences are from one Lipingzhangella halophila window:
- a CDS encoding siderophore-interacting protein, translating to MASTATETPTATPYRFAELHVVRAERLGPTMLRVTFGGQQLAELTSGGRDQRLKLFLPHPHQDTPIVPTEAGEQWFTQWRAMDPDVRGIMRTYTVREQRRDPDEMDVDFALHGDQGPASRWAANARPGDRVTILGPAVADNAGVDFRPPEDTEWTLILADETALPAVAGILEWLPATTRARVWIEVPHPEDQQDIATPADADVTWLFRGDASHFGGGRLLDAVRAAELPTGAPYAWIAGEAGTVRALRRHLVNERGFDRRAVTFTGYWREGATEEQLVAEAVAGADPHRAE from the coding sequence CGTGGTGCGGGCCGAACGGCTCGGCCCCACAATGCTGCGGGTCACCTTCGGCGGGCAGCAGCTCGCGGAGCTCACCTCCGGCGGGCGCGACCAGCGGCTGAAGCTGTTCCTGCCGCACCCCCACCAGGACACCCCGATCGTGCCCACCGAGGCGGGGGAGCAGTGGTTCACCCAGTGGCGGGCTATGGACCCCGACGTTCGCGGCATCATGCGCACCTACACGGTGCGCGAGCAGCGCCGCGACCCCGACGAGATGGACGTCGACTTCGCCCTGCACGGCGACCAGGGCCCGGCCTCCCGCTGGGCGGCCAACGCTCGCCCCGGCGACCGCGTCACCATCCTCGGCCCGGCGGTCGCGGACAACGCGGGCGTTGACTTCCGGCCCCCCGAGGACACCGAGTGGACCCTGATCCTCGCCGACGAGACCGCGCTGCCCGCCGTCGCCGGGATCCTGGAGTGGCTGCCCGCCACCACCCGGGCCCGGGTCTGGATCGAGGTTCCGCACCCCGAGGACCAGCAGGACATCGCCACCCCGGCCGACGCCGATGTGACCTGGCTCTTCCGGGGGGACGCCAGCCACTTCGGGGGCGGGCGCCTGCTGGACGCGGTGCGCGCGGCCGAACTGCCCACCGGCGCCCCCTACGCCTGGATCGCGGGTGAGGCCGGAACCGTGCGCGCACTGCGGCGGCATTTGGTGAACGAGCGCGGGTTCGATCGCCGCGCCGTGACCTTCACCGGCTACTGGCGCGAGGGCGCCACCGAGGAGCAGCTTGTCGCCGAGGCCGTCGCGGGTGCGGACCCGCACCGCGCGGAATAA